The following proteins are encoded in a genomic region of Bubalus kerabau isolate K-KA32 ecotype Philippines breed swamp buffalo chromosome 13, PCC_UOA_SB_1v2, whole genome shotgun sequence:
- the LOC129626233 gene encoding phytanoyl-CoA dioxygenase, peroxisomal-like: MAMRTMLINKPPDSGKKTSRPPLHQDLHYFPFRPSNSIVCAWTAMEHIDRNNGCLAVLPGTHKGPLQPHDYPQWERGISIMFHGIQDYDKNNARVHLVMEKGDTVFFHPLLIHGSGRNKSQGFRKTISCHFADANCHYIDLKGTNQENVGKEMEEVFCKIYGLKNAS; this comes from the exons GCAAGAAGACATCCCGTCCTCCTTTGCACCAGGATCTGCACTATTTCCCCTTCAGGCCCAGCAATAGCATCGTTTGTGCCTGGACAGCCATGGAGCACATTGACCGGAACAATGGCTGTCTGGCTGTGCTGCCAGGGACACACAAAGgccccttgcaaccccatgattatCCCCAGTGGGAG AGAGGAATCAGCATCATGTTTCATGGGATCCAGGACTATGACAAAAACAACGCCCGGGTGCACTTGGTGATGGAGAAGGGAGACACCGTCTTCTTTCACCCTTTGCTCATCCATGGATCTGGTCGGAACAAAAGTCAAGGATTCCGGAAG ACAATTTCATGCCATTTTGCTGATGCCAACTGTCACTACATTGATCTGAAGGGCACCAATCAGGAAAATGttggaaaggaaatggaagaGGTATTCTGTAAAATCTATGGACTGAAAAATGCCAGCTGA